CCGTGGACGACCAACTACGCGAGCACCACCAATTATATTAGTCTCCATTGACGAAACATTGTAAGGTAtaacggccggccggccgggccaGGAGTGCTAGCTTTCTCCCAACAACAGAAGAAGTGGTTTATCGATCTGATCTTCTGTAAACACAGAGCATTATGGATAATAAGATTACTAGGAGAGGAGTAAGAGCGATGCTGGTTGCGGTAGTAATAATCGTAGCTGCCACGTTGTCCATACGCCCGCCGTTGGCCATCGCGGCGGCGGACACTGCTGGAGTCGGCGGAGGAAGTGACGACTGCACAAGGAGGTGCGGCAACATCTCCATTCCGTACCCCTTCGGCATCGAGGACGGCTGCTACCACGCCGGcgctggcggtggcggtggcttcAACCTCACCTGCAACGACgcagccgccggcggcggccactCCAACTCATCCCACCACCAGGCGGCGCCGCCCAAGCTCTTCCTCGGCGACGGCACGTACGGTGCAAGTGCTGGAGATCTCCATTGCCAACGCCACGGTGCGTATCAACAGCACCCGTGTGGACTTCACTAGCGACGTTGGTGACGACGACGCTACCAGACGCAACAACAAGCAGCTGCTGGCGGTGAACAAAACATGGGGGGATGGCCTGCCGAACCCCGGACCCTACTTCCTGTCGGAGGAGTACGAGTACCGGAACTTGCTACGCGTGGAGAGCTGCAACGTCCAGGTCGACCTCTTGGGGGGAAACGACGACGACAGCCGCTTGGTCGCTTCCTGCACCGCCATCTGCCCAACCGTTGGCCCCCAGAATGATACGGCAACACTTGTTTGGGATGGTAGCTGCGCAGGGATTAGGTGCTGTCAGGCCAGCATCGACATAGGCTAGGCTTTCTACACCATCCAAATCCACATGCTCAACAATGGATTATTATTCCAAGATTTTAGCTTTAGTTCGGTCTACATAGTCGAGCAGGCAGGATTTCAATTTCAGCAAAAGCGAAGGAGACGACCTTGAAACGCAGCCAGTTCAAGGAGTACCGGCAACCCTAAGCTGGGTAATAGCTAGTAATTTGACGTGTCCGCCCACAAATGTGTCTGCTCCACCAGAGTGCCGCAGTACCCACAGCTCTTGCCTTGACAAGTCGACTTTCATGGGTACTAGTATTGGATACACGTGCCAGTGCGCTCCTGGCTACCAAGGCAATCCGTACATCGACGATGGATGCGAAGGTAAGGTATATTAATTTATATAGCAATAGCCATATATATACCTACAAGCATCTCTGCAAACTTAACTCAAATTCATGCTTCTGATTGTTTATTAGATATAGATGAGTGCAAGTCTCCAGAGAGCTACTCTTGCTACGGCAATTGCACAAATACACCAGGAAATTTTACTTGCCTGTGCCCTACTGGCTACAGGGGCAATGCTTCTGTCCTAAATGGATGCGAAGGTATCAAAGTGAAACCCAGATTTATGATTGCACGCCTTAATGCTATGAATACTTAATAACGACACAGTTTTAGCTTATGTTATGaaggcagtttttttttttgcccttaATGACATATGCTCTCACTCTCTTACTCATTGGATTTgcattgagaagtgtgcaaacacacatttCAGTGCAGTTTTGTATTAAGATGTGTATTTGCACATTTTTCAATGCAAATCCAATGGGTGAGAAAGAATGAGAACACATGTCCTCAAAGGCAAAATAAACTTTACTGCTTTATGTATACGTGATGCTGTTTTTAGATGTTCTTTCCTATTGCTATAATATTGTATTATCCAGCTCTTTTGCGTATTGGTTCATTTTGTAAAAGAATCTTacacaacattaaattaaattatatatatatatatatatatatatatatatatatatatatatatatatatatatatatatatatataacttggCTGCTTTGTTATGCATGTATTTTCCAGACATAAATGAGTGTGAGAACCCGGAAGCATATAGTTGCTATGGAATCTGCCAAAATTTTCCAGGAACGTTTCAGTGCCAATGTCCTAAGGAAACCTATGGAAGTCCGTCC
This window of the Sorghum bicolor cultivar BTx623 chromosome 7, Sorghum_bicolor_NCBIv3, whole genome shotgun sequence genome carries:
- the LOC110437329 gene encoding uncharacterized protein LOC110437329 — its product is MERRRTRRWQQLSRDGLWQRTTAEAMVGELPRCPYARRWPSRRRTLLESAEEVTTAQGGAATSPFRTPSASRTAATTPALAVAVASTSPATTQPPAAATPTHPTTRRRRPSSSSATARTVQVLEISIANATVRINSTRVDFTSDVGDDDATRRNNKQLLAVNKTWGDGLPNPGPYFLSEEYEYRNLLRVESCNVQVDLLGGNDDDSRLVASCTAICPTVGPQNDTATLVWDGSCAGIRCCQASIDIG